The genomic region AGATAAAGTTACTGTTATACGTAAAGGACAAAGTATTGGAACCGTAAACACGGCTACAACATCAAAACAAGAACTAGCAGACATGATGGTTGGACGCTCCGTTATATTTAAAACTGATAAGACTGAATCTAATCCAAAAGATGTTGTTTTAGAAATAGATGACTTACATGTCAAGGAAAGTCGTGGGCTGGAAGCTGTTAAAGGTCTAAATTTGAAGGTCCGTGCAGGTGAAGTAGTCGGGATTGCAGGTATTGACGGCAATGGTCAGTCAGAACTCATTCAGGCTATAACGGGTTTACGTAAAGTAGAAAGTGGCACCATCCGTTTAAGCGGTGAGGATGTTACGAATCTTCCACCTAGAAGAATTACTGAAACTGGTTTGGGTCATATTCCGGAAGACCGCCAACGTCATGGACTCATCTTACCAATGACTTTAAGTGAGAATATTTCACTACAAAGTTATTATAAAGAACCGTTAAGTAAAAATCATTTTTTAAATGAAGATGAAATGGATAAATTTGCAGTTCGACTCATTAAAGAATTTGATGTGCGGACTCAAAGTGAGCGCTCAACAGCTGGCTCTTTATCTGGTGGAAACCAACAAAAAGCCATTATTGCTCGCGAATTAGAGCGACAACCGGATTTATTAATTGCGGCTCAACCGACACGAGGGTTGGATGTTGGTGCTATTGAATTTATTCACCAAAGATTAGTCAATCATCGTGATGCAGGTCATGCAGTTATCCTGATGAGCTTTGAATTAGATGAAATATTAAATGTCTCAGACCGCATTGTGGTTATGTATGATGGTAATATTGTCGCAGAAGTAAAACCATCTGAAACAAGTGAACGTGAATTGGGATTACTGATGACAGGTAGTACACTTGAAAAAGCGCGTGAAGAATTAGCAGAAATGAATGTAGGAGGAGGAATAAAAGATGCGTAATCTGTACGACGACAAACGGTTTCAGTCGCTGGCTATTCCTTTTTTCTCAATTATATTAGGAATTATTGCAGGGGCAATACTCATGGTAATGTTTGGCTATGATCCGATAGCAGGATATCGTGCCATGGTTACCGGAGCAGTCGCAAACCCTTTTTATATCGGTCAGACCCTTCGACTAGCAGCTCCTTTAATCGTTATTGGTCTTGGTTTTGCCGTAGCTAACACAGCAGGGTTCTTTAACATTGGTCTATCCGGACAAATGTTAATGGGTTGGTTCGCTTCTGTTTTTGTGGCTCAAGCTTTTCCAGACTTACCGAAATTAATACTTCTACCACTTGCTGTTATAGCAGGTATGATTGCTGGTGCCCTATGGGCCGGCATTGCAGGGTATCTCCGTGCCTATTTTGGCACAAGTGAAGTAATTGTAACCATTATGCTTAACCATATTTCTTATCATGTTGTGAATCATGTTGTCCGGACTTATATGGCAGAAGTTGGCGATTCAACAGAAAAAATTAGCCAAAACGCTAGTCTTCGTTTACCGTTTCTGACAACAATCACTAATAATTCAACGCTTCACAGTGGGATTTTTATTGCGATCATTATGGTTTTTCTTGTATGGATATTTATGAACCAAACAACATTTGGTTTTGAATTACGTTCTGTAGGTCTTAACCCGGATGCAACTGAGTATGCTGGAATGAATGCTAAGAAAAATATTATTTTGGCCATGTTAATGAGTGGGGCACTTGCTGGGTTAGGTGGAACCATGGAAGGATTGGGAAATTTCCAAAACCTATTTGTTCAGGGTGGAATTCCACAACTTGGTTTTGATGGACTAGGTGTGGCATTACTGGGATCAAGTAACCCAATTGGTATTTTATTCTCTGCTTTGTTATTTAGTGTTATGAAAACAGGTGGGACAACTATGCCTTTAGTGGCAGGAATCCCTAATGAAATTGTTGATATTGTGATTGCGATGATTATATTCTTTATCGGCGCTAACTATATTATTCGTTTACTCTTATCAAAAATGAAAAAAACAGAAAAGAAAGAGGTGGCTTAAATGAATATCATCGGAATACTGACGTTAGTTGTGTCGAATACTTTGGTTT from Jeotgalibaca dankookensis harbors:
- a CDS encoding ABC transporter permease, whose translation is MRNLYDDKRFQSLAIPFFSIILGIIAGAILMVMFGYDPIAGYRAMVTGAVANPFYIGQTLRLAAPLIVIGLGFAVANTAGFFNIGLSGQMLMGWFASVFVAQAFPDLPKLILLPLAVIAGMIAGALWAGIAGYLRAYFGTSEVIVTIMLNHISYHVVNHVVRTYMAEVGDSTEKISQNASLRLPFLTTITNNSTLHSGIFIAIIMVFLVWIFMNQTTFGFELRSVGLNPDATEYAGMNAKKNIILAMLMSGALAGLGGTMEGLGNFQNLFVQGGIPQLGFDGLGVALLGSSNPIGILFSALLFSVMKTGGTTMPLVAGIPNEIVDIVIAMIIFFIGANYIIRLLLSKMKKTEKKEVA
- a CDS encoding ABC transporter ATP-binding protein produces the protein MAEENVVIEMLNVTKAFGNFKANDNINLKVKKGEIHALLGENGAGKSTLMNILSGLLQPTSGVIKVNGKEEDIASPTIADKLGIGMVHQHFMLVDDFTVTENIILGKETSQAGVLNNKKAQKMIKDLSNQYRLYVDPKAKVADISVGMQQRIEILKTLYRGADILIFDEPTAVLTPQEIDELMSIMKGLAAEGKSIILITHKLDEIKQVADKVTVIRKGQSIGTVNTATTSKQELADMMVGRSVIFKTDKTESNPKDVVLEIDDLHVKESRGLEAVKGLNLKVRAGEVVGIAGIDGNGQSELIQAITGLRKVESGTIRLSGEDVTNLPPRRITETGLGHIPEDRQRHGLILPMTLSENISLQSYYKEPLSKNHFLNEDEMDKFAVRLIKEFDVRTQSERSTAGSLSGGNQQKAIIARELERQPDLLIAAQPTRGLDVGAIEFIHQRLVNHRDAGHAVILMSFELDEILNVSDRIVVMYDGNIVAEVKPSETSERELGLLMTGSTLEKAREELAEMNVGGGIKDA